In one window of Halopiger aswanensis DNA:
- a CDS encoding TIM barrel protein — translation MVEPLNNPVNHRGYYLDSSYAAYEIVDAVDSPVVSVLFDVYHQQIVEGNVIANLTENLEFVGYVHVADVPGRHEPGTGELNYWCVFEALDEAGYDGYVGLEYAPATFSATLLAATVSLHPSKLVPGVLDLAAAEVGLRAVHDVL, via the coding sequence GTGGTCGAACCGCTCAATAACCCGGTCAACCACCGCGGCTACTACCTCGACTCGTCATACGCTGCCTACGAAATCGTCGACGCCGTCGACAGCCCCGTGGTGTCGGTGCTGTTCGACGTCTACCACCAGCAGATCGTCGAGGGCAACGTCATCGCCAACCTCACCGAGAACCTAGAGTTCGTCGGGTACGTCCATGTCGCCGACGTCCCCGGCCGCCACGAACCCGGCACGGGCGAACTCAACTACTGGTGCGTCTTCGAGGCGCTCGACGAGGCCGGCTACGACGGCTACGTGGGCCTGGAGTACGCCCCGGCGACGTTCTCCGCAACGCTTCTCGCTGCGACCGTCTCACTCCATCCCAGCAAACTCGTTCCAGGTGTTCTCGACCTCGCGGCCGCCGAGGTTGGCCTGCGGGCGGTCCACGATGTACTCTAG
- a CDS encoding methyl-accepting chemotaxis protein has translation MVQDELWARVRRRLPEKGVLPDRVRSRYLVKFGVVITIIAVLLIASSAYFYVDITGQITRDVQAEMADNTAHNADEFDEWITDYETAANTITRSEELINGSEAKIDSELRNHRRTLPAESHGVHYFDLGSKEIVRSTNSRMNGERLADLDVQVYDRSGAATTEIAYDEIDSREFAGGFTDVYERNGETLLAFISPISGSDDRAVMIEVDIADVAYLFDGTVDEEEIRVFDASAETTVYADNESAILASGLGYTGAELPEGEAGIFEHQATDSVISYATVGDTDWRVVSRAPQSAAYALADSVATSLLLLIGIAITGFLVVGATLGRSTAAAMTDLATNARALSNGDTEITISDDNRIDEVGHVREAFADTRDYLETAAEQADAIARQEFDDPVLEADVPGKLGDSLATMRADLEQSIADLEQSKSEAEAAQADAAEARREAERLADRLEQKAAEFGDVMSQAAEGDLTQRLDEDVDNDALAEIATAFNEMLTDIEGTIVDIQSLAEDVDRTSADVTERVSEIERASDEVGRSTEEIASAAADQSERFQAVYGEMNDLSATVEEIASTAGDVATVSAAAADRADDASEASVEIRTEMKRLEERAEAITEQVGQLESEMGEIGEIVDLIDDIAGQTNLLALNASIEAAGAGEEGDGFAVVANEVKSLAEETADATQEVDALIDAVQASVEETVVEIDRMREQVDDGVDVVEDGIDAIDAIADQVETANDSIRTIDEATDEQARASERVVTMVDEATQLSSETESETETVAAAVEEQTASISEVSVSTHSLTEAADDLRVSLAAFEVDENAIDDTADDPDDDSAIVLKHDSDESIDENE, from the coding sequence ATGGTTCAGGACGAGCTGTGGGCTCGAGTACGGAGGAGACTACCCGAGAAGGGGGTTCTCCCGGATCGAGTGCGGAGCCGATATCTGGTAAAGTTTGGCGTCGTCATTACGATTATCGCGGTTCTGTTGATCGCGTCGTCCGCGTACTTTTATGTAGATATAACGGGCCAGATCACTCGCGACGTGCAGGCGGAGATGGCGGACAATACGGCCCACAACGCCGACGAGTTCGATGAATGGATCACCGACTACGAGACGGCGGCCAATACGATAACGCGCTCCGAGGAACTCATCAACGGCTCCGAAGCAAAAATCGACAGCGAATTACGAAACCATCGACGGACGCTGCCCGCCGAGTCACACGGAGTCCACTACTTCGACCTCGGATCGAAGGAAATCGTTCGCAGCACGAACTCCAGAATGAACGGCGAACGGCTCGCCGATCTCGACGTGCAGGTGTACGACCGCAGCGGCGCCGCCACCACCGAAATCGCCTATGACGAAATAGACAGCCGGGAGTTCGCCGGCGGGTTCACCGACGTGTACGAACGGAACGGCGAGACGCTGCTCGCGTTCATCTCGCCGATTTCCGGCTCCGACGACCGCGCGGTGATGATCGAGGTCGACATCGCCGACGTCGCGTACTTGTTCGACGGTACCGTCGACGAGGAGGAGATCCGCGTCTTCGACGCGTCCGCCGAGACGACCGTGTACGCCGACAACGAGAGTGCGATTCTCGCATCTGGACTGGGATACACCGGCGCCGAACTCCCCGAGGGGGAGGCCGGTATATTCGAACACCAGGCGACGGACAGCGTGATCTCCTACGCGACGGTCGGCGACACCGACTGGCGCGTCGTCTCCCGCGCGCCGCAATCGGCCGCCTACGCGCTCGCCGACAGCGTTGCCACGTCGTTACTCCTGTTGATTGGCATCGCGATCACGGGCTTTCTGGTCGTCGGGGCGACGCTCGGCCGATCGACGGCCGCTGCGATGACCGACCTCGCGACCAACGCCCGCGCGCTCTCGAACGGCGACACGGAAATCACGATCAGCGACGACAACCGGATCGACGAAGTCGGACACGTACGCGAGGCGTTCGCCGATACCCGAGACTACCTCGAGACCGCAGCCGAACAGGCCGACGCGATCGCTCGCCAGGAGTTCGACGATCCCGTCCTCGAGGCCGACGTTCCCGGGAAACTCGGCGACTCGCTCGCGACGATGCGCGCCGATCTCGAGCAGTCCATTGCGGACCTCGAGCAGTCCAAATCCGAGGCCGAGGCTGCGCAGGCAGACGCCGCCGAGGCCCGCCGCGAGGCCGAACGACTCGCCGATCGCCTCGAACAGAAGGCCGCCGAGTTCGGCGACGTTATGTCGCAGGCTGCCGAGGGTGACCTCACCCAGCGACTCGACGAGGACGTCGACAACGACGCGCTGGCCGAGATCGCGACTGCGTTCAACGAGATGCTCACCGACATCGAGGGAACGATCGTCGACATCCAATCGCTCGCCGAGGACGTCGACCGAACCAGCGCGGACGTCACCGAGCGCGTCAGCGAGATCGAACGGGCCAGCGACGAGGTGGGCCGGTCGACCGAGGAAATTGCGTCCGCCGCGGCCGACCAGAGCGAGCGGTTTCAGGCAGTCTACGGCGAGATGAACGACCTCTCGGCGACCGTCGAGGAGATCGCCTCCACCGCCGGCGACGTCGCGACCGTCTCCGCGGCGGCTGCCGACCGCGCCGACGACGCCAGCGAGGCAAGCGTCGAAATTCGGACTGAGATGAAACGCCTCGAGGAGCGCGCCGAAGCGATCACAGAGCAGGTCGGCCAGCTGGAGTCGGAGATGGGCGAGATCGGAGAGATCGTCGACCTGATCGACGATATTGCCGGCCAGACGAACTTGCTAGCGCTGAACGCCTCGATCGAGGCGGCCGGCGCCGGCGAAGAAGGCGACGGGTTTGCCGTCGTCGCGAACGAAGTCAAGAGTCTCGCCGAAGAGACTGCAGACGCGACACAGGAGGTCGATGCGTTGATCGACGCGGTCCAGGCGTCGGTCGAAGAAACCGTCGTCGAGATCGACCGTATGCGCGAGCAGGTCGACGACGGCGTCGACGTCGTTGAGGACGGGATCGACGCGATCGACGCGATCGCCGATCAGGTCGAGACGGCGAACGACAGCATTCGGACGATCGACGAGGCGACAGACGAGCAGGCTCGAGCGAGCGAACGGGTCGTCACTATGGTCGACGAAGCCACGCAGCTCAGTTCGGAGACGGAGTCCGAAACGGAGACCGTCGCGGCCGCCGTCGAGGAACAGACGGCCTCGATCTCGGAGGTCTCCGTGAGCACGCATTCGTTGACCGAAGCGGCCGACGACTTACGCGTCTCGTTAGCGGCGTTCGAGGTCGACGAGAACGCGATCGACGACACCGCGGACGACCCCGATGACGACTCGGCTATCGTTTTGAAACACGATTCCGACGAGAGCATCGACGAGAACGAATAA
- a CDS encoding DUF2264 domain-containing protein, with amino-acid sequence MDPVADNPLETRADVQRAVRQLVDPLENHRSPGGARLKPTETGAWFPDVAAELEGFARPLWGLVPLAAGGGEFDGWERIREGLRNGTNPDHPEYWGPAGETSQKHVETAAIGFGLAVVPDRLWEPLSSETKDRVATYLRQVDDASLYDCNWLFFRILVHLGLEAVGEDYDRELSEETLDRLESLATTDGWYADGPNADSARDYYVPWAIHTYGLIYATLVDGDSERADRFRERAVDFAPQFRHWFRADGAALPYGRSLTYRFAQTAFWGVLAYADCEALPWGQLKGLWLRNLRWWLEQPIFTDGGALSVGYRYPTLKTSEPYNSPSSPYWALKAFLPLALDADHPFWRADPEPLPDLPDQVVQSEPKLIVCRDRTADHHYALAAGQSTNYREKYTKFAYSSEFGFSVRGRRPGLEGAGVDSALALSEDGRTYRIRESVEETAVRDETLYSRWTPWDDVRVDTWLAPASPWHVRVHRLESDRPLRSAEGGFALPKGDDDRPENHEYQTGAGRAWCQTPGGTSGVRDLRIDADGDDGREGETADPEPNTNVCHSRTTVPTLVGEYEPGTHWLVTAVTAARDEGDEQWDQAPTLESVDPIVVTDVEGTELLHLERPLDPTDWSV; translated from the coding sequence ATGGACCCAGTCGCAGACAATCCGCTGGAGACCCGCGCCGACGTGCAGCGCGCGGTCCGACAACTGGTCGACCCGCTCGAAAACCACCGCAGTCCCGGCGGCGCTCGCTTGAAGCCGACGGAAACGGGCGCCTGGTTCCCGGACGTCGCGGCGGAGCTCGAAGGCTTCGCGCGACCGCTGTGGGGACTCGTCCCGCTCGCCGCCGGTGGCGGCGAGTTCGACGGATGGGAACGGATTCGAGAAGGCTTACGAAACGGGACGAACCCGGACCATCCGGAGTACTGGGGACCGGCGGGCGAAACCTCTCAAAAACACGTCGAAACGGCCGCGATCGGGTTCGGTCTCGCGGTCGTCCCCGACCGGCTCTGGGAACCCCTCAGTTCGGAGACGAAAGACCGCGTCGCGACCTATCTTCGACAGGTCGACGACGCGTCGCTGTACGACTGTAACTGGCTGTTCTTCCGGATTCTGGTCCACCTCGGTCTCGAGGCCGTCGGCGAAGACTACGACCGAGAACTGTCCGAGGAGACGCTCGATCGCCTCGAATCCCTCGCCACGACGGACGGCTGGTACGCCGACGGACCGAACGCGGATAGCGCGCGGGATTACTACGTTCCCTGGGCGATACACACCTACGGGCTCATCTACGCGACGCTGGTCGACGGCGATTCCGAGCGGGCCGACCGGTTCCGCGAGCGCGCCGTGGACTTCGCGCCGCAGTTTCGCCACTGGTTCCGCGCGGACGGCGCGGCGCTTCCCTACGGCCGGAGCCTCACCTACCGGTTCGCACAGACCGCGTTCTGGGGTGTACTCGCGTACGCCGACTGCGAGGCACTCCCGTGGGGCCAACTCAAGGGGCTGTGGCTGCGCAACCTGCGGTGGTGGCTCGAGCAGCCGATCTTCACCGACGGCGGCGCACTCTCGGTCGGCTACCGGTACCCGACGCTGAAGACGAGCGAGCCGTACAACTCCCCCAGTTCGCCCTACTGGGCGCTGAAGGCGTTCCTCCCGCTCGCGCTCGACGCCGATCACCCCTTCTGGCGGGCCGATCCGGAGCCGCTTCCGGACCTGCCCGACCAAGTCGTCCAGTCGGAGCCGAAGTTGATCGTCTGCCGGGATCGGACCGCCGATCACCACTACGCCCTCGCCGCCGGACAGTCGACCAACTACCGCGAGAAGTACACTAAGTTCGCGTACTCGAGCGAGTTCGGCTTCAGCGTTCGAGGCCGACGCCCCGGACTCGAGGGTGCGGGCGTCGACAGTGCACTGGCGCTGAGCGAGGACGGCCGAACGTATCGGATCCGTGAGTCGGTCGAGGAAACCGCCGTTCGAGACGAAACACTATACTCGCGGTGGACGCCCTGGGACGACGTCCGCGTCGATACCTGGCTCGCACCCGCGTCGCCGTGGCACGTCCGCGTCCACCGCCTCGAGAGCGATCGACCGCTCCGCAGCGCTGAGGGCGGCTTCGCGCTGCCGAAGGGTGATGACGACCGGCCGGAAAACCACGAGTACCAGACGGGAGCGGGCCGCGCGTGGTGTCAAACGCCCGGCGGCACGAGCGGCGTTCGGGACCTCCGAATAGACGCCGACGGGGACGACGGCCGCGAGGGCGAGACAGCGGATCCGGAACCGAACACGAACGTCTGTCACTCGCGGACGACCGTCCCGACGCTCGTCGGTGAGTACGAGCCCGGAACCCACTGGCTGGTGACGGCGGTGACGGCGGCCCGCGACGAGGGCGACGAACAGTGGGACCAGGCCCCAACGCTCGAGTCGGTCGATCCGATCGTCGTTACCGACGTCGAAGGCACGGAACTGCTGCATCTCGAGCGACCGCTCGATCCGACGGACTGGTCGGTTTAG
- a CDS encoding right-handed parallel beta-helix repeat-containing protein, translating to MSRQASATSSDEHSDSTDDLTFTRRTALALLGAGGFGAAAEGAAAQSGNGSQAGGTGGNGGGGRDARPWNQDVDARDHDLRNLGAVDVDRVYTTARDADVIVWKDDEGVFHADGRDDQVASGEDVLDVTQAAVDSLTDDRTWKEKVAVVSPGTVPYNDGDFREIELPSYTVLDVAAPISCEYEAGEHSNVIVAAARDAEHIEIPRLTVKGGPWMAVRFQRCSNVRLGEIEIQYEEDSDANDGVRIDNGYDIGTPQRCEDVQIDSVYLENGTKHGVETYGVNRLQIDRVIGKDMDGCAVLLNQTSDATVNSVVGRNPGGEEDYPTFRLANFCNNVSIGQVVSRGGAKGLMFITARNATVGEVNLVGAEDKGIFLTASYNVRIDGGVIKNCENEAIRIHGYASGTFSYDVPTEGVSVTDVRILDDRPEDERSQPYGIYESGPTAFSNQFVDNDVRGAGTEADIRVKSGSTVVADNVGDGVASGSVSLSPGESPAARVEGISGERGATLDLRDSVVEAPDAAFALEHHFEWNPDGESWDLVFEWVTDPGESVELEYIVDRPQANLGGREVENTWNEFAGME from the coding sequence ATGTCAAGGCAGGCCTCGGCGACTAGTAGCGATGAGCACAGCGACTCGACCGACGATCTGACGTTCACGCGCCGGACGGCGCTGGCGCTGCTGGGCGCCGGCGGGTTCGGCGCCGCCGCCGAGGGGGCGGCCGCCCAGTCCGGCAACGGCTCGCAGGCCGGCGGAACGGGCGGAAACGGCGGGGGCGGACGCGACGCCCGGCCGTGGAATCAGGACGTCGACGCGCGGGACCACGATCTGCGGAACCTCGGCGCCGTCGACGTCGATCGCGTCTACACCACAGCCCGCGACGCCGACGTGATCGTCTGGAAGGACGACGAGGGCGTCTTCCACGCCGACGGCCGCGACGATCAGGTCGCCAGCGGCGAGGACGTCCTCGACGTGACCCAGGCGGCCGTCGACAGCCTCACTGACGACCGGACCTGGAAGGAGAAGGTGGCGGTCGTCTCGCCCGGGACAGTGCCCTACAACGACGGCGACTTCCGGGAGATCGAGCTTCCCAGTTACACCGTCCTCGACGTCGCCGCGCCGATCTCCTGCGAGTACGAGGCCGGCGAACACTCCAATGTCATCGTGGCCGCCGCCCGCGATGCCGAGCACATCGAGATTCCCCGCCTGACCGTGAAAGGCGGGCCGTGGATGGCGGTGCGGTTCCAGCGCTGCTCGAACGTCCGCCTGGGCGAGATCGAGATCCAGTACGAGGAGGATTCGGACGCGAACGACGGCGTCCGGATCGACAACGGCTACGACATCGGGACGCCCCAGCGGTGCGAGGACGTCCAGATCGACTCGGTCTACCTCGAGAATGGGACCAAACACGGAGTCGAAACCTACGGCGTGAACCGCCTGCAGATCGACCGGGTGATCGGCAAGGACATGGACGGCTGCGCCGTCCTGCTTAACCAGACCAGCGACGCCACGGTCAACAGCGTCGTCGGGCGAAATCCCGGCGGCGAGGAGGACTACCCCACCTTCCGGCTGGCCAACTTCTGTAACAACGTCTCGATCGGGCAGGTCGTCAGCCGCGGCGGGGCCAAGGGACTGATGTTCATCACTGCCCGCAACGCCACGGTCGGCGAGGTGAACCTCGTGGGTGCCGAGGACAAGGGGATCTTTCTCACCGCGTCGTACAACGTGCGCATCGACGGGGGCGTCATCAAGAACTGCGAGAACGAGGCGATCCGCATCCATGGCTACGCGAGCGGGACGTTCAGCTACGACGTCCCGACGGAGGGCGTCAGCGTCACCGACGTGCGGATCCTCGACGATCGCCCCGAGGACGAGCGCTCTCAGCCCTACGGCATCTACGAGAGCGGCCCAACCGCCTTCAGCAACCAGTTCGTCGACAACGACGTGCGGGGCGCTGGGACCGAAGCGGATATCCGGGTCAAGTCCGGGAGCACCGTGGTCGCCGACAACGTCGGTGACGGCGTCGCGTCCGGATCCGTGTCGCTCTCGCCCGGCGAGTCGCCCGCGGCCCGCGTCGAGGGCATCTCGGGCGAGCGCGGCGCGACGCTGGACCTACGGGATTCGGTCGTCGAGGCCCCGGATGCCGCGTTCGCGCTGGAACACCACTTCGAGTGGAACCCCGACGGCGAGAGCTGGGACCTCGTCTTCGAGTGGGTGACCGACCCCGGCGAGTCTGTCGAACTAGAGTACATCGTGGACCGCCCGCAGGCCAACCTCGGCGGCCGCGAGGTCGAGAACACCTGGAACGAGTTTGCTGGGATGGAGTGA
- a CDS encoding carbohydrate-binding family 9-like protein, whose amino-acid sequence MKSYTITRTTADVPLTGEIEGTVWEDVPALELEEFTWYGGSDPKPTTTARVCYDERALFLQFHAEDDDISASVTELNGSTFEDSSVELFADPTPDVDSRYFNFEPNCCGQFKLAWQEAGWEERGIGRTLIDPDLAERIDVRTSVPGPTKESQPDDEAWWLAARIPFDVLSEVTGLEIRPTSGTEWRGNFYRSGLPDHQKSTWNPIEKATPDYHSPAYFGRLRFE is encoded by the coding sequence ATGAAGTCATACACGATTACTCGCACGACCGCCGATGTCCCACTGACCGGCGAGATCGAAGGAACGGTTTGGGAGGACGTTCCCGCGCTCGAACTCGAGGAGTTCACCTGGTACGGCGGCTCGGACCCGAAACCGACGACGACCGCTCGAGTCTGTTACGACGAGCGAGCGCTGTTCCTGCAGTTCCACGCCGAGGACGACGATATCTCGGCGTCGGTAACCGAGCTCAACGGCTCCACGTTCGAGGACAGTTCGGTCGAGTTGTTCGCCGATCCGACGCCCGACGTGGACTCGCGGTACTTCAACTTCGAACCCAACTGCTGCGGCCAGTTCAAACTCGCTTGGCAGGAAGCAGGCTGGGAAGAACGGGGAATCGGCCGGACGCTGATCGATCCCGACCTCGCCGAACGGATCGACGTTCGAACGTCCGTTCCGGGACCGACGAAAGAGTCGCAGCCGGACGACGAGGCCTGGTGGCTCGCCGCCAGAATCCCCTTCGACGTCCTGAGCGAGGTGACTGGTCTCGAGATTCGACCGACGTCGGGGACCGAGTGGCGGGGGAACTTCTATCGGAGCGGGCTGCCGGATCACCAGAAATCTACGTGGAATCCGATCGAGAAGGCGACTCCTGACTACCACTCGCCGGCGTATTTCGGTC